A section of the Mercenaria mercenaria strain notata unplaced genomic scaffold, MADL_Memer_1 contig_2997, whole genome shotgun sequence genome encodes:
- the LOC123540286 gene encoding uncharacterized protein LOC123540286, with translation MFTIFIRNIDVVNSVKVQGTEFKAGQPLGHGRGKNSCSDPYIHVAMRKMSENGSSECSYVDPSSYVDNIKPFPKWQEECKEFVFKHIGNIIEAGLSGLGFEDIVEELSKRALAWAGAAAVQKIVSHFPKSKMAKMAGTMAFAYLSQHNSEIANVFMTPESQKALMEEKCEDMAKTTTSPTTPSTTKKTQDAEFSAGKQSVNKIMETLNADSTTTQKSIEEIQAVIERLKNSSTGIQLDDMSSMAFSKYGKILEKLNIPSKGSKQSMETTLQMLSWKVCPTFENGIAQGYGHFCVPSEDCFGLNCTIRIPHGLRKDKMSLAAHFDRVHSTFIIHTTNNRTTIVIDGSRKQFNITGIMSDYHVTILSHPKTLNTSLGQVYQLTLSAVVCDLDARCLPEIHIFHNLTFLRRLQQREIRSSDGCSFGADIGVENVGHIGGSIDVDKNGHVSGGGVDLGVNVGNVDINSGFQMNDQGEWGVNVGADVDLGDGNTVGTEMSLEGDGETLTFGLGVDAQFGDKGSVGGFIQGNTDGQLTAGVQGNVNTGAANVSVEGWIHHDKNGTSGGGSVAGNFGGKGHIEASVNRSANGAIDAGLKGGIKINNTTLTGGGFIHHDKNGTSGGAHIAANMNGKGEISASVNASSNGTIDAGISGSAQIGNSTISGAGYVHHDKNGTSGGGVVAANIDGKGHIAASLNASSDGSINAGVGGSAQIGNSTISGAGYVHHDKNGTSGGGVVDASIDGKGHIAASLNASSDGSIDAGVGGSAQIGNSTISGAGYVHHDKNGTSGGGVVAANIDGKGHLAASLNASSDGSIDAGVGGSAQIGNSTISGAGYVHHDQNGTSGGGMVDANVDGKGHIAASLNASSDGSIDAGVGGSAQIGNSTISELDTSIMTRMVQVEEVCSCKYRWVKDK, from the exons ATGTTCACTATTTTCATCAGGAATATTGATGTAGTGAACTCTGTCAAGGTACAAGGAACCGAATTTAAAGCAGGACAGCCTCTTGGACATGGACGAGGCAAAAATAGTTGCAGCGATCCATATATCCACGTAGCGATGCGGAAAATGTCTGAAAACGGCAGTTCGGAATGTTCATATGTTGACCCATCATCATATGTTGACAACATCAAACCGTTTCCAAAATGGCAAGAAGAATGTAAGGAATTTGTATTTAAACATATTGGAAACATAATTGAAGCTGGTCTTAGTGGTTTAGGTTTTGAAGATATCGTGGAAGAATTATCAAAGAGAGCATTAGCCTGGGCTGGAGCTGCAGCAGTACAAAAAATCGTTTCGCATTTTCCAAAAAGTAAGATGGCAAAAATGGCAGGAACAATGGCATTTGCTTATCTTTCGCAGCATAATTCTGAAATTGCAAATGTCTTTATGACACCGGAAAGTCAGAAGGCCTTGATGGAGGAAAAGTGTGAGGACATGGCGAAAACAACCACTTCGCCAACCACTCCGTCAACTACAAA AAAAACACAAGACGCAGAATTCAGTGCCGGGAAACAGTCAGTAAATAAAATAATGGAGACCTTGAACGCCGACTCCACCACAACACAAAAGTCAATAGAAGAAATACAAGCTGTAATAGAAAGACTAAAGAACTCATCCACTGGAATACAGCTAGATGATATGTCATCCATGGCGTTTAgtaaatatggaaaaatactCGAGAAATTAAACATACCTTCTAAGGGAAGCAAACAGTCAATGGAAACAACTCTTCAGATGCTGTCGTGGAAAG TTTGTCCAACGTTCGAAAATGGAATAGCTCAGGGTTACGGTCATTTCTGTGTACCTAGCGAAGATTGCTTTGGCCTGAATTGTACGATCCGCATTCCACACGGACTCAGGAAAGACAAAATGTCATTGGCTGCTCACTTCGATCGTGTCCATTCAACATTTATCATACATACAACGAACAACAGAACAACGATTGTGATTGATG GTTCTCGGAAACAATTCAATATCACGGGCATAATGTCTGACTACCATGTGACCATTCTGTCTCACCCAAAAACTCTCAACACATCACTAGGACAAGTATATCAGCTTACTTTGTCTGCAGTTGTGTGCGACCTAGATGCTCGCTGTTTGCCGGAAATccacatttttcacaacttgaCATTTTTAAGACGTCTGCAACAACGTGAAATTAGATCAAGCG ATGGCTGCTCTTTTGGTGCAGATATAGGTGTGGAGAACGTGGGTCATATTGGAGGTTCTATAGATGTGGACAAGAATGGTCATGTTTCAGGTGGAGGTGTCGATCTTGGAGTGAATGTTGGAAACGTAGATATCAATAGTGGATTTCAGATGAATGACCAAGGGGAATGGGGTGTTAATGTTGGAGCAGACGTAGATCTTGGTGACGGAAACACAGTAGGGACAGAAATGTCTTTAGAGGGCGATGGCGAAACATTAACATTTGGTCTTGGAGTTGACGCGCAGTTTGGCGACAAAGGAAGCGTTGGTGGTTTCATACAGGGTAATACAGACGGTCAATTAACAGCTGGAGTACAAGGTAATGTTAATACTGGAGCAGCTAATGTGTCCGTAGAGGGATGGATACATCATGACAAGAATGGCACAAGTGGGGGTGGATCAGTTGCAGGTAATTTTGGGGGAAAGGGCCATATTGAAGCATCAGTGAATCGTAGCGCAAATGGGGCAATAGACGCAGGTCTTAAAGgtggaataaaaataaataacacaactttAACAGGAGGCGGTTTCATTCATCATGACAAAAACGGAACAAGTGGAGGAGCACATATAGCCGCAAACATGAATGGGAAAGGAGAGATTTCTGCCTCAGTAAACGCGTCATCAAATGGAACAATTGACGCTGGAATAAGCGGGTCTGCACAAATTGGAAACTCAACTATTTCGGGAGCTGGATACGTACATCATGACAAGAATGGTACGAGTGGAGGGGGCGTGGTAGCTGCAAATATAGATGGTAAAGGACACATAGCTGCCTCATTAAATGCATCATCTGATGGCAGCATTAATGCTGGGGTTGGCGGGTCAGCACAGATTGGAAACTCGACTATTTCGGGAGCAGGATACGTACATCATGATAAGAATGGTACGAGTGGAGGGGGCGTAGTTGATGCAAGTATAGATGGTAAAGGACATATAGCTGCATCGTTAAATGCATCATCTGATGGAAGCATTGATGCTGGAGTTGGCGGGTCTGCACAGATTGGAAACTCGACTATTTCGGGAGCAGGGTACGTACATCATGATAAGAACGGTACGAGTGGAGGAGGCGTGGTAGCTGCAAATATTGATGGTAAAGGACACCTAGCTGCATCATTGAATGCATCATCTGATGGAAGCATTGATGCTGGAGTTGGCGGTTCAGCACAGATTGGAAACTCGACTATTTCAGGAGCAGGATACGTTCATCATGACCAGAATGGTACAAGTGGAGGGGGCATGGTAGATGCAAATGTTGATGGGAAAGGGCACATAGCTGCATCATTAAATGCATCATCTGATGGAAGCATTGATGCTGGAGTTGGCGGGTCTGCACAGATTGGAAACTCGACTATTTCGGAGCTGGATACGTCCATCATGACCAGAATGGTACAAGTGGAGGAGGTATGTAGCTGCAAATATAGATGGGTAAAGGACAAATAG